Genomic window (Spirosoma sp. KCTC 42546):
ATAAATTTTTGCCCAAATCCGCCAATTCATTAGCAGAAACCTTTTACGGCATTAAAGGTGGTGCTGGGGAACAGAATACGCCAACCCTTGCTCTGTTCGATTCCTTTGACCCCACCGACCCAAGACGGGACGTTACCGTGGCCAAAGGGTATACCGATAACAACGGCGTTTTCCAGGGCTTTTTACAGATTGCAACCTTCACCAAAAAGTATCTGGCCATTACGAACTCGCTGAATGACAGCAAAGTAAACTGGAAGGTGATCCGTTATGCCGATGTCTTATTGATGTATGCCGAAGCCCTGAACGAAAATGGCAAAACAGATGTCGCCCTTACCTACCTGAATCAGGTGCGCACACGGGCAAAAATGCCTACCTTCTCAGGCCTGACAAAAGATCAATTGCGTACCAAAATCTACGACGAACGAATCTATGAACTATCCATGGAAGGTGTACGCTGGTTCGATCTGGCACGGACAGATCGGTTAGCAACCGTTATGGGACCGCTTGGCTTTAAGCCCTATAATGCACTATTTCCGATTCCATTAGTCGAAATACAAATCATTAATAACCCAGCTGTTCTGCCGCAGAATCCAGGGTATAATTAGTGGGTAATTTGCCCTTACCTAAAATACCCCCACCCCCCTAAAGGGGATAGTTCCCATGTCGAGCAAAGCCCTCTTTAGGGGGGTGGGGGTATTTTTAGATGAACTGATTCCTCACTGGTACGCCAGCCCGGTCGGCAAGCCAAGCGAGAACGGGAGGCTAAAATAGAACCTACAAGATGATCCTAAAAAACAACGCCATATTTGCCGCCCTGTCAATCCTCCTTTCTCTAACAGGAATACAGGTTGGATTTGCTCAGCAAAAAAAGAACCCTACGCTAGCGGTTGGGCTGAACTACATCGACCCAACTATTGGGAATGTGGCACCTTTCTACAATACCAATCGGCCGATCGTTCAGTTGCCCAACCAGATGGTACGCATGTTTCCTAAGCGGCAGGATCACCTGGATATGCAGATCACCGACTTCCCGATGTCGTCGCTGAATATCATTACGCCCCAGGTCATTTTTGCAATTAAGCCCTATGCTGGTGCCCTGGCCGATACAGGTTGGTATAGACGTCTGACGTACGACCATGATCTGGAGGTTACCCAACCCTGGTACTACTCGGTAAAACTAACGGATGATGATGTCCTGACGGAATATACGGCGGGCGAAAAAACAGGAATCTACCGATTTACGTTTCCGGCAGGTGCCAAGAAAAACCTGCTTCTTTCACACTATTACGCAAAAGGAAAGTATGAACTAACCGATGGCAACACCCTAACCGGTGTAGAGTTCGTAGACGATGCGAATCATCAGCAAAAGGGCATTGCCTATTTGTATGGAAAGGTGTCTGGCAAGCCGGAAAGTGGTAAGAAACAGGGTGAAAAAGACTGGGGACGGTACACGGTTTTGGGCCCTCCCCAAAAGCATAAAAAGGTAGATGGGGAACGGGCATACTTCAGTTATGGAGAATCCGATGCGCCCGTGCAGGAATTCCGCTACGCCATTTCATTTATCAGTCCCGAGCAGGCAAAGAAAAATTTCGAGAAAGAACTCACCAACATTACGTTCGATCAACTAAAAGAGAAAGGCAAAGCGGCCTGGGCAAAAACCATTGGTCAGGTGAACGTTGAGGGCGGGACCGACGCCCAGAAACGCAGTTTTTATACCGCACTCTACCGCTGCTACGCCCGCATGGTGAATATGTCGGAAGAGGGGAAGTATTTCAGTGGGTATGATAAAAAGGTTCATCAGGACGCCCGGCCATTTTATACCGACGATTATACCTGGGGCAACTACCTGGCGCTCCACCCGCTACGCTCAATCCTTGATCCTAAAGCGGAAGCCGATATGCTCCAAACGTATGTACGGATGTATCAGGAAAGTGGTTGGATACCCGAATATCCTAAATTCTTTGGCGACCGGGCGGGTATGTTCGGCTTCAAATCAATGGTGGTCTTTCTGGATGCGTACCGGAAAGGTATCCGGGATTTCGATACGAAAACGGCGCTGGAAGGCATGGTAAAAAGTGCCGACAAACGTACCATGCTCCCGCACCGCAACGACCCCAAAGGCGCGCTGGACGATTTTTACTACGCTAAAGGCTACTATCCAGCACTCCGCCCCGGTGAAGTTGAAACCGACTCCGTTGCCAAACTCCACGGTACTGGTCAACGACGATCGTCTGTGGCTATTACATTGGGCAACAGCTATGATAGCTGGGCACTGAGCGAATTTGGAAAAGAACTGGGCAATCAGGATGTGTATAAAAAATATGCACCCCGAGCCCAGAATTACAAGAATGTCTGGCATGCAAAAACCGGTTTTTTTATACCCAAAGACGCTCAGGGAAACTGGATCGAAATTGATCCCAAATTTGATGGCGGTCATGCCGGGAATGATTATTACAACGAGAACAACGGCTGGAGCTACCGCTGGAATGTACAGCAGG
Coding sequences:
- a CDS encoding GH92 family glycosyl hydrolase yields the protein MILKNNAIFAALSILLSLTGIQVGFAQQKKNPTLAVGLNYIDPTIGNVAPFYNTNRPIVQLPNQMVRMFPKRQDHLDMQITDFPMSSLNIITPQVIFAIKPYAGALADTGWYRRLTYDHDLEVTQPWYYSVKLTDDDVLTEYTAGEKTGIYRFTFPAGAKKNLLLSHYYAKGKYELTDGNTLTGVEFVDDANHQQKGIAYLYGKVSGKPESGKKQGEKDWGRYTVLGPPQKHKKVDGERAYFSYGESDAPVQEFRYAISFISPEQAKKNFEKELTNITFDQLKEKGKAAWAKTIGQVNVEGGTDAQKRSFYTALYRCYARMVNMSEEGKYFSGYDKKVHQDARPFYTDDYTWGNYLALHPLRSILDPKAEADMLQTYVRMYQESGWIPEYPKFFGDRAGMFGFKSMVVFLDAYRKGIRDFDTKTALEGMVKSADKRTMLPHRNDPKGALDDFYYAKGYYPALRPGEVETDSVAKLHGTGQRRSSVAITLGNSYDSWALSEFGKELGNQDVYKKYAPRAQNYKNVWHAKTGFFIPKDAQGNWIEIDPKFDGGHAGNDYYNENNGWSYRWNVQQDIKGFTDLMGGPDKLEQNLDQLFREGLDRSKPVFWEKFPDQTGMIGQFAMGNQVTFFIPYLFNYTNAPWKTQKYTRLLLDTWFQDTIFGVPGDEDGGSMSSFVVFSAMGFYPTTPGIPRYSITSPLFTKVSIDLPNGKKFTLLAPKSSRRNKYIQSATLNGKPLKSLSFSHDELMNGGTLVLDMGEKTDTKWEITY